The Kozakia baliensis genome includes a region encoding these proteins:
- a CDS encoding NUDIX domain-containing protein: MPLLRFADHIPDALYNAIRNAPHVRRWLDHTATRFDLHEVLIRDVGLFGERVGFVFLEADVRHEGKRIPKYAFLRGDAAAALIVLRCEGEPDRTLLTCEPRLPIAYPNFLSLPAGMLDGGEFASTMLRELGEEIGADLPVKADDLIELTRYWPSPGGCDEAVAVFYAELDVSPELIAKLDNRATGNAAEHEEHSCARHQARRSPAYRHDGRQNAVGLSSL; encoded by the coding sequence ATGCCGTTGTTGCGTTTCGCCGATCATATTCCCGACGCCCTTTATAACGCCATCCGCAACGCGCCGCATGTGCGCCGCTGGCTTGACCATACCGCCACGCGCTTCGACCTGCATGAAGTGCTGATCCGCGATGTCGGCCTGTTCGGAGAACGCGTGGGATTCGTTTTTTTAGAGGCGGATGTGCGGCATGAAGGCAAGAGAATTCCAAAATATGCTTTCCTGCGCGGAGATGCTGCGGCAGCGCTGATCGTTCTGCGCTGCGAAGGCGAGCCGGACCGCACTTTGCTGACTTGCGAGCCCCGCCTGCCGATCGCTTACCCGAATTTCTTATCCCTGCCCGCAGGAATGCTCGACGGTGGAGAATTCGCCAGCACGATGTTGCGCGAACTAGGTGAAGAAATCGGCGCGGACCTTCCCGTCAAAGCGGATGATTTGATCGAACTGACACGCTATTGGCCCTCCCCCGGCGGTTGCGACGAGGCGGTGGCGGTTTTCTATGCGGAACTCGATGTAAGCCCCGAACTGATCGCCAAGCTCGATAACCGCGCCACCGGCAACGCCGCCGAACATGAAGAACATTCATGTGCGCGTCATCAAGCTCGACGATCTCCCGCATATCGGCATGACGGACGCCAAAACGCTGTTGGGCTATCATCTTTATAA